In Eucalyptus grandis isolate ANBG69807.140 chromosome 4, ASM1654582v1, whole genome shotgun sequence, the following proteins share a genomic window:
- the LOC120292682 gene encoding annexin A7-like translates to MSQIAELSADKGLCSSTAGYTAGRYVHHGSYTSQGYTSHGCPLHGYPPTGYPPPAGFSSHAGYAAGQYMHQGSYPPHGYAPQGYPPPAGFSSHAGYAAGQYMHQGSYPPHGYAPQGYPPLAGFSSHAGYAAGQYMHQGSYPRHGHAPQGYPPAGYPRPSGASSLAGCVAGQYMHRGSYPPQGYLQQGYPPDGYSLLGGSSSYAGHAAGQYPSHGYPPPGGSPPAGNPPPPPPPGFYPQVAYPSPSCQ, encoded by the coding sequence ATGAGTCAAATTGCCGAGCTCTCTGCTGACAAAGGGCTTTGCTCGAGCACTGCTGGGTACACTGCGGGGCGATACGTGCACCACGGGTCATATACTTCGCAAGGATATACCTCACATGGATGTCCTCTGCACGGTTATCCACCGACTGGGTATCCTCCGCCGGCTGGATTCTCGAGCCATGCTGGGTACGCTGCAGGGCAATACATGCACCAAGGGTCATATCCTCCACACGGATATGCTCCGCAGGGGTAtcccccaccggctggattctCGAGCCATGCTGGGTACGCTGCGGGGCAATACATGCACCAAGGGTCATATCCTCCACATGGATATGCTCCGCAGGGGTATCCTCCGCTGGCTGGATTCTCGAGCCATGCCGGGTACGCTGCGGGGCAATACATGCACCAAGGGTCATATCCTCGACATGGACATGCTCCGCAGGGGTATCCACCAGCTGGGTATCCTCGGCCGAGTGGAGCCTCGAGCCTTGCTGGGTGCGTTGCGGGGCAATACATGCACCGAGGGTCATATCCTCCACAGGGATATCTTCAGCAAGGGTATCCACCAGATGGGTATTCTCTGCTAGGTGGTTCCTCGAGCTATGCTGGGCACGCTGCGGGGCAATATCCTTCTCATGGATATCCTCCGCCAGGTGGATCCCCACCTGCCGGTAAtcctcctccgcctccaccACCTGGGTTCTATCCACAAGTTGCTTATCCCAGTCCTTCATGTCAATGA